Proteins from a single region of Engystomops pustulosus chromosome 5, aEngPut4.maternal, whole genome shotgun sequence:
- the LOC140134116 gene encoding uncharacterized protein, with translation MAGRPEQSTAAPDAPSAIFMELLRQQCPQVYDYAIRGAREMEAENRQAPPTSVAPASAAPSSAPSAAPGDHRPPAAGDMDTGGSGAEDEEEPGRAKKARFTERETEILVEEVTQNYDHLFGRLADSIPLSAKHHIWQGITVRINGLGVEYRSVPEVRKKWYDCRRRLKAKLAKHKQSARRTGGGPSVAMRMSWVEQKISKTIHPDQTEGIGDFDTDNLDFGRAAPPTAPQAAPPPANEAAPGPPCASPATPPAVVSLGGSSGDEAPEAVPAEDRPITLGIFSSYMDKSLEAMGLIQQELRRHGRMMEEGFQLISRDFRALINILELLIHQGTAAQGGSVSVPPFSPPQVPTGGDPVTQASPAPESPIQLPTDQDSGCSYAPSLAGALDPSPVVLGPSPEATFLLSVKEELSSSASNPPGTSGSSVVTRRQAKRGKGPVRRSSRSSKP, from the exons ATGGCTGGGCGTCCAgagcagtccacagcagcaccAGATGCTCCCAGTGCCATTTTTATGGAGCTACTCCGGCAGCAGTGTCCCCAGGTGTATGACTATGCCATCCGCGGAGCACGGGAGATGGAGGCGGAGAATCGTCAAGCCCCCCCAACATCTGTGGCCCCAGCATCCGCTGCTCCGTCCTCTGCTCCGTCCGCTGCTCCTGGGGATCACAGACCACCAGCTGCCGGGGATATGGATACTGGGGGCTCTGGTGCTGAAGATGAGGAGGAGCCTGGCCGGGCAAAGAAGGCACGTTTCACGGAACGTGAAACGGAAATATTGGTTGAGGAg GTGACACAAAATTATGATCATCTTTTTGGCCGGCTGGCCGACTCAATTCCCCTGTCAGCCAAACACCACATTTGGCAGGGGATCACAGTGCGGATCAATGGGCTAG GAGTGGAATATCGTTCTGTTCCTGAGGTCCGCAAGAAGTGgtatgactgcaggaggaggctgaaggccaAGCTGGCGAAGCACAAACAGTCAGCTCGGAGGACGGGTGGTGGCCCTAGTGTGGCCATGCGGATGTCGTGGGTGGAGCAGAAGATTAGCAAAACTATACACCCCGATCAAACTGAAGGGATCGGGGATTTTGACACCGATAATCTTGATTTTG GGAGGGCTGCTCCACCCACGGCACCGCAGGCTGCACCACCACCAGCAAATGAGGCTGCAcccggacctccatgtgcttCGCCAGCCACTCCTCCTGCAGTCGTATCACTTGGTGGGTCCAGTGGGGATGAGGCTCCTGAAGCGGTTCCTGCTGAAGATAGGCCCATCACACTTGGCATATTTTCCAGCTATATGGATAAAAGCCTGGAAGCGATGGGCCTAATTCAGCAGGAACTCCGAAGGCATGGCCGGATGATGGAGGAGGGGTTCCAGCTTATTAGTCGAGATTTCAGAGCTCTCATCAATATTCTGGAACTCCTCATCCACCAAGGAACTGCGGCTCAGGGGGGGAGTGTGAGTGTCCCTCCATTCTCCCCACCCCAGGTCCCCACTGGTGGGGatccagtgacacaggccagcCCTGCCCCCGAATCCCCGATTCAGCTTCCAACTGATCAGGATTCGGGGTGCAGTTACGCACCATCGCTGGCAGGTGCACTGGATCCCTCTCCAGTGGTCCTGGGCCCTTCCCCTGAAGCCACGTTCCTACTTTCGGTCAAGGAGGAACTTAGCTCCTCGGCTTCAAATCCACCGGGCACATCTGGGAGTTCTGTGGTGACGCGGCGGCAGGCAAAAAGGGGGAAGGGGCCTGTCCGTCGTTCATCACGTTCTTCCAAAccgtaa
- the LOC140134020 gene encoding putative nuclease HARBI1 isoform X2 yields the protein MDMLPIVYVAIQNDRIMARQRRRRQRRRPRVFRPRVSFADFTDAEVYQQFRLDRASILSLYEKLEVAIGAKTGRSHAVPGLTKMVSAIYYMANASFQHCIAERFGFSQPTFSRFFHEVVDELFKLCTQYISFPKTADAIRRTQAEFEQVAGMPKVIGLIDCTHVALVPPAADEYQYRNRKMFRSINVQVTVDSNNIITNVVAKYPGSTHDSFIFDNCALNCRLQSELYRDAFLLGDNGYKLLPWLMTPYLRPSTPKERRFNRAHRRTRSAIERTFGILKSRFRCLDFSGGAMLYKPPIVCKVIIVCCMFHNIATANRLEIDLATDLTEHIEHQGDVSAEPTNRAGQLRRRQVTEIYF from the exons ATGGATATGCTTCCGATCGTCTACGTGGCCATTCAAAATGACCGCATCATGGCTAGACAgcgcagacggaggcagaggaggcGTCCTCGAGTGTTCCGTCCTCGTGTGTCCTTTGCAGATTTTACGGACGCGGAGGTGTATCAGCAGTTTCGGCTGGATAGAGCTTCAATCCTAAGCCTCTATGAGAAGCTTGAAGTAGCCATCGGGGCAAAAACCGGACGGTCACATGCAGTGCCTGGACTCACCAAGATGGTCTCGGCCATCTATTATATGGCGAACGCGTCCTTCCAGCACTGCATTGCTGAGCGTTTTGGTTTTTCGCAACCAACCTTCAGCCGTTTTTTCCACGAGGTAGTGGATGAGCTGTTTAAGCTCTGTACACAGTACATCTCCTTCCCCAAAACTGCTGATGCCATCCGGAGGACGCAAGCGGAGTTTGAGCAAGTAGCGGGGATGCCCAAAGTGATTGGGTTAATCGACTGCACACATGTGGCGTTGGTGCCTCCTGCGGCCGATGAATATCAGTACCGCAATAGAAAAATGTTTCGCTCGATTAATGTGCAGGTCACCGTTGACTCAAACAACATCATAACTAATGTGGTCGCAAAGTACCCTGGGTCGACACACGATTCCTTTATCTTTGATAACTGTGCCCTCAATTGCCGGCTCCAGAGTGAATTGTACAGGGACGCCTTTCTGCTTG GTGATAATGGCTACAAATTATTGCCATGGCTGATGACACCATATTTGCGGCCAAGTACCCCTAAGGAGAGGAGATTCAACCGAGCACATCGAAGAACAAGAAGTGCCATTGAGAGGACCTTTGGAATTCTCAAAAGTCGGTTCCGCTGCCTGGATTTTTCAGGGGGGGCTATGCTCTACAAACCCCCCATTGTGTGCAAGGTCATTATAGTCTGTTGCATGTTCCACAACATTGCGACAGCCAACAGGCTAGAAATTGACCTTGCAACAGATTTGACTGAGCATATAGAGCATCAGGGGGATGTGTCTGCTGAACCCACAAATAGAGCGGGACAACTAAGGCGCAGGCAAGTGACTGAGATTTACTTTTAA
- the LOC140134020 gene encoding putative nuclease HARBI1 isoform X1 codes for MSIKNYIFHILSSRTMDMLPIVYVAIQNDRIMARQRRRRQRRRPRVFRPRVSFADFTDAEVYQQFRLDRASILSLYEKLEVAIGAKTGRSHAVPGLTKMVSAIYYMANASFQHCIAERFGFSQPTFSRFFHEVVDELFKLCTQYISFPKTADAIRRTQAEFEQVAGMPKVIGLIDCTHVALVPPAADEYQYRNRKMFRSINVQVTVDSNNIITNVVAKYPGSTHDSFIFDNCALNCRLQSELYRDAFLLGDNGYKLLPWLMTPYLRPSTPKERRFNRAHRRTRSAIERTFGILKSRFRCLDFSGGAMLYKPPIVCKVIIVCCMFHNIATANRLEIDLATDLTEHIEHQGDVSAEPTNRAGQLRRRQVTEIYF; via the exons ATGAgcataaaaaattacatattccaTATTCTTTCTTCTAGGACAATGGATATGCTTCCGATCGTCTACGTGGCCATTCAAAATGACCGCATCATGGCTAGACAgcgcagacggaggcagaggaggcGTCCTCGAGTGTTCCGTCCTCGTGTGTCCTTTGCAGATTTTACGGACGCGGAGGTGTATCAGCAGTTTCGGCTGGATAGAGCTTCAATCCTAAGCCTCTATGAGAAGCTTGAAGTAGCCATCGGGGCAAAAACCGGACGGTCACATGCAGTGCCTGGACTCACCAAGATGGTCTCGGCCATCTATTATATGGCGAACGCGTCCTTCCAGCACTGCATTGCTGAGCGTTTTGGTTTTTCGCAACCAACCTTCAGCCGTTTTTTCCACGAGGTAGTGGATGAGCTGTTTAAGCTCTGTACACAGTACATCTCCTTCCCCAAAACTGCTGATGCCATCCGGAGGACGCAAGCGGAGTTTGAGCAAGTAGCGGGGATGCCCAAAGTGATTGGGTTAATCGACTGCACACATGTGGCGTTGGTGCCTCCTGCGGCCGATGAATATCAGTACCGCAATAGAAAAATGTTTCGCTCGATTAATGTGCAGGTCACCGTTGACTCAAACAACATCATAACTAATGTGGTCGCAAAGTACCCTGGGTCGACACACGATTCCTTTATCTTTGATAACTGTGCCCTCAATTGCCGGCTCCAGAGTGAATTGTACAGGGACGCCTTTCTGCTTG GTGATAATGGCTACAAATTATTGCCATGGCTGATGACACCATATTTGCGGCCAAGTACCCCTAAGGAGAGGAGATTCAACCGAGCACATCGAAGAACAAGAAGTGCCATTGAGAGGACCTTTGGAATTCTCAAAAGTCGGTTCCGCTGCCTGGATTTTTCAGGGGGGGCTATGCTCTACAAACCCCCCATTGTGTGCAAGGTCATTATAGTCTGTTGCATGTTCCACAACATTGCGACAGCCAACAGGCTAGAAATTGACCTTGCAACAGATTTGACTGAGCATATAGAGCATCAGGGGGATGTGTCTGCTGAACCCACAAATAGAGCGGGACAACTAAGGCGCAGGCAAGTGACTGAGATTTACTTTTAA